One genomic segment of Rivularia sp. PCC 7116 includes these proteins:
- a CDS encoding ABC transporter permease, translated as MSRSKALAYYVTTRLLLAPLQILTIITIVFLLLRATPGDPVDAILGGRAPESAKEELRTQLGLDLPLWLQYFNYLGKLLVFDMGESTTSRGQKVWEIIWQYFPATAELAIFAIIVALVVGIGVGTISASRPGTALDLGGRLFGTITYALPMFWAGMILQLIFAVWLGWFPLGTRFPATMSSPEGLTGLYTIDSLLSFNFGQFFTAMRYLILPCCTLGILLSGIFERIVRVNLQQTMQSDYVEAARARGIQERKILFSHALRNALIPVITVLGLTFASLLGGAVLTEVTFSWPGLANRLFQGISERDYPTVQGIMIFFGTIVVGASILIDILNAYVDPRIRY; from the coding sequence ATGTCCCGTTCAAAAGCTTTAGCGTATTACGTTACGACTCGTTTGTTGCTGGCTCCGCTGCAAATTCTGACTATTATTACGATAGTTTTTCTGTTACTTAGAGCTACTCCTGGTGACCCCGTTGATGCTATTTTGGGTGGACGTGCGCCGGAAAGCGCTAAGGAAGAATTACGGACGCAGTTGGGTTTAGATTTACCTTTGTGGTTGCAGTATTTTAATTATTTGGGTAAATTGCTTGTCTTCGATATGGGCGAATCTACAACTAGTCGCGGACAGAAAGTTTGGGAGATTATTTGGCAATACTTTCCAGCTACGGCAGAATTAGCAATATTTGCGATTATTGTTGCTCTGGTTGTTGGTATTGGTGTTGGTACAATTTCGGCTTCTCGTCCCGGTACGGCACTGGATTTAGGCGGCAGGTTGTTCGGTACTATTACTTACGCTTTGCCGATGTTTTGGGCAGGAATGATACTCCAGTTGATATTCGCTGTATGGTTGGGTTGGTTTCCTTTAGGAACAAGATTTCCGGCAACTATGAGTTCTCCAGAAGGTTTGACTGGGTTATATACAATAGATAGTCTTTTAAGCTTTAATTTTGGTCAGTTTTTCACAGCAATGCGATATCTGATATTGCCTTGTTGTACATTGGGAATCTTGCTTAGCGGTATTTTCGAGCGAATTGTGCGGGTAAACTTACAGCAAACCATGCAATCGGATTATGTGGAAGCAGCAAGAGCAAGAGGAATTCAGGAAAGAAAGATTTTGTTTTCCCACGCTTTGAGAAATGCATTGATTCCGGTAATTACCGTGTTGGGATTAACCTTTGCATCTTTGCTTGGTGGTGCAGTATTAACCGAAGTAACATTTTCATGGCCGGGATTAGCTAATCGGTTGTTTCAAGGAATTAGCGAAAGGGATTATCCCACGGTGCAGGGGATTATGATATTTTTCGGGACAATTGTTGTTGGTGCGAGTATTTTGATTGATATTTTGAATGCTTATGTAGATCCGAGGATTCGGTATTAG
- a CDS encoding CHAT domain-containing protein: MNSDIPVKILFLAADPSDASRLRLGQELRDIKERLQIAKERGKYQLEQRESVRVGDITQTIFDVEPQIIHFSGHGTNQGELCFENELGQIQAVEADALAAMFELLVGQVNCVLLNACYSEIQAHAIAEHIPYVIGMNDAIGDKAAIAFAVGFYKALAANRSIAEAYKFGCVEIQLQGIAEHLKPVLYVKKTLSSFSTAKS, encoded by the coding sequence ATGAATAGCGATATTCCGGTAAAAATACTATTTTTAGCAGCCGATCCAAGTGATGCTTCTCGGCTGCGTTTGGGGCAAGAGTTGCGAGATATTAAAGAAAGGCTGCAAATTGCTAAGGAGCGGGGAAAGTATCAGCTAGAACAGCGAGAGTCTGTCAGGGTTGGGGATATTACACAGACAATATTTGATGTTGAACCGCAGATTATACATTTTTCTGGGCACGGTACGAATCAAGGTGAGCTTTGTTTTGAGAATGAATTAGGTCAAATTCAAGCTGTAGAGGCTGATGCTTTAGCGGCAATGTTTGAGTTGTTAGTAGGGCAAGTAAATTGCGTGCTATTAAATGCCTGCTATTCTGAGATTCAAGCTCATGCGATCGCCGAACATATTCCCTATGTAATTGGAATGAATGATGCAATTGGGGACAAAGCAGCGATTGCGTTTGCAGTTGGTTTTTACAAAGCTTTAGCTGCAAATCGTAGTATTGCAGAAGCGTACAAGTTTGGCTGTGTAGAAATTCAACTCCAAGGCATTGCAGAGCATCTAAAACCTGTTTTGTATGTAAAAAAAACCCTTAGTTCCTTCTCAACAGCCAAAAGTTGA
- a CDS encoding NACHT domain-containing protein has product MARVSYGLQVQKRAKRLLFAILAYANDEFDVCNEAVVDAIRPNIQVRWLTEKRLVIRTKVRFLQELTGLQDDETILKAEQIKEALKRFTDFIEILEDNRVSKGGSENWHFTLNLWYSRWETEANLQQFDSEWEKRKVKQGDTVKISTPSSPSPPSPPSLNWNEICRQSLEADNHKRLTTNPLTSADGVTFALDEVYVPLGLVKRKHRERRGGDVHPGKGSQLYESEDGDVSETLTLDRFLQQLESKESNRIAILGEPGAGKTTLLQKIASWLADNTQFLPIWVSLADLQGKNLEDYLIEDWLKAATRKRRISAEMEDAFCEQFNQGRVWLLLDAVDEMAIESSLALSKIADYLKGWVADASVIITCRLNVWDAGKNALEDFETFRNLNFTYGNANHSDLMGKFINCWFRENPELGENLQAELQQHARRRIRDAVKNPLRLALMCRIWGLRRGGLPNTKAMLYEKFVEAIYEWKQDRFPTTSTQRKQLNQALGKLALMAFNPSGMALHTGNEKTKFRLRHRFICEVLGAPDEGMFHLALQLGWLNQVGISETQGEKVYAFYHPTFQEYFAALAINDWQFFVNSSPSPNLPIFEYQWKEVILLWFGRDDIPQSSKEEFIKYLIEFEDGCGGFYRYQAYFLAAEGIAEFADCSLCEKILKQLIQWRFGYFHPTEKRWWRYPSPISESARVSLLKTDRNCAITALEEFIASSKSDFDTWNAAYSLGNFFDPGNKIAISTLEKIIVSFYHENFRLQAADSLSKIQPGNSIAIAALANIIQSTKKESIRRKAAFSLGKCDSENKIAISTLEKIITSSTNKQQKQYAAENLLILSPENKLASINELKKQTKKENQLPRRKQKNKSGNNQKAIAALIEGIATAKNDDSKRRRASSLAKLQPHNQLAFDILVNLVKSAKKDSDRKNAAEDLKKIIDKEQMFKLIASLKDCFFEEITDNLEESKHCYKLLWYCAEKMNYQDFYRAWND; this is encoded by the coding sequence ATGGCAAGAGTTAGCTATGGTTTGCAAGTTCAGAAACGAGCAAAACGTTTGCTGTTTGCTATTTTGGCTTATGCTAACGATGAGTTCGATGTATGTAATGAAGCTGTAGTTGATGCAATTCGTCCTAATATTCAAGTTCGCTGGTTAACAGAAAAACGTCTGGTTATCAGAACTAAGGTTCGGTTTTTGCAAGAATTAACGGGTTTGCAAGATGATGAAACAATCCTAAAAGCCGAACAAATTAAAGAGGCACTCAAAAGATTTACAGATTTTATCGAAATCCTTGAAGACAATCGCGTTAGTAAGGGTGGTTCGGAAAATTGGCATTTTACATTAAATCTCTGGTACTCTCGCTGGGAAACTGAAGCGAATTTACAACAATTTGATAGTGAATGGGAGAAACGAAAGGTAAAACAAGGAGACACGGTTAAAATCTCTACCCCCTCTTCCCCCTCTCCCCCCTCTCCCCCCTCTCTCAATTGGAACGAAATTTGTCGTCAAAGCTTAGAAGCAGATAATCACAAACGATTAACTACCAATCCCCTCACAAGTGCGGATGGTGTAACTTTTGCACTGGATGAAGTTTACGTACCTTTGGGTTTAGTGAAACGTAAGCACCGTGAAAGACGTGGTGGTGATGTTCATCCAGGAAAGGGTTCGCAGCTATATGAGTCGGAAGATGGTGACGTTAGCGAAACTTTGACTTTAGATAGGTTTCTGCAACAGTTGGAATCAAAAGAAAGTAATCGTATTGCAATTTTAGGCGAACCTGGTGCCGGTAAAACGACGCTTTTACAAAAAATTGCCTCCTGGTTAGCCGATAATACCCAATTTTTACCGATTTGGGTTTCTCTAGCTGATTTACAGGGAAAGAATTTAGAAGATTATTTAATTGAAGATTGGTTAAAGGCAGCTACTCGCAAGCGACGTATTTCAGCAGAAATGGAAGATGCTTTTTGCGAACAGTTTAACCAAGGAAGGGTATGGTTGTTGCTGGATGCAGTTGATGAAATGGCGATTGAGTCAAGCTTGGCTTTAAGCAAAATTGCCGATTATCTTAAAGGCTGGGTAGCAGATGCATCTGTAATTATTACCTGCCGTTTGAACGTTTGGGATGCTGGGAAAAATGCTTTAGAAGATTTTGAGACTTTCCGCAACCTAAATTTTACTTACGGTAATGCCAACCATTCAGATTTGATGGGCAAGTTTATCAATTGTTGGTTTAGGGAAAATCCAGAATTAGGCGAAAATTTACAAGCGGAATTACAACAACACGCACGTCGAAGGATTCGCGATGCCGTGAAAAATCCTTTGCGGTTAGCTTTAATGTGTCGTATTTGGGGCTTAAGACGCGGCGGATTACCCAATACTAAAGCCATGCTCTACGAAAAATTTGTAGAAGCAATTTACGAATGGAAACAAGATAGATTCCCCACTACATCAACCCAGAGAAAGCAGTTAAATCAAGCATTAGGCAAACTCGCATTAATGGCTTTTAACCCTTCGGGCATGGCTCTGCATACCGGCAACGAGAAAACCAAGTTCCGTCTTAGGCATCGTTTCATATGTGAAGTATTGGGCGCACCGGATGAGGGTATGTTTCATTTAGCGCTTCAACTAGGCTGGCTCAATCAAGTAGGAATATCAGAAACCCAAGGAGAAAAAGTATACGCCTTTTACCATCCCACTTTCCAAGAATACTTTGCAGCCTTAGCAATAAACGATTGGCAATTTTTCGTAAATTCTTCCCCCTCTCCCAATCTCCCCATCTTCGAGTATCAATGGAAAGAAGTAATTCTATTATGGTTTGGCAGAGATGATATACCGCAATCAAGTAAAGAAGAATTTATCAAATATCTCATCGAATTTGAAGACGGTTGTGGTGGATTTTATCGCTATCAAGCTTATTTTTTAGCGGCTGAAGGAATTGCCGAATTTGCAGATTGCTCTTTATGCGAAAAAATTTTAAAACAATTGATTCAATGGCGTTTTGGCTATTTTCATCCTACAGAAAAAAGATGGTGGAGATATCCTTCACCAATTTCGGAAAGTGCGCGAGTTAGCTTGTTAAAAACCGATAGGAATTGTGCAATAACTGCTTTAGAAGAATTTATCGCATCAAGTAAAAGCGATTTCGATACCTGGAATGCAGCTTATAGTTTAGGAAATTTTTTCGATCCGGGAAATAAAATTGCTATTTCGACGTTAGAAAAAATTATCGTATCTTTTTACCACGAAAATTTTCGTTTGCAGGCAGCAGATAGTTTATCTAAAATTCAACCAGGAAATTCTATCGCGATCGCAGCTTTAGCTAATATAATTCAATCAACCAAAAAAGAATCTATCCGCAGAAAAGCGGCGTTTAGCCTCGGTAAATGCGATTCAGAAAATAAAATTGCTATTTCAACTTTAGAAAAAATTATTACTTCCTCAACAAATAAACAGCAGAAACAATATGCAGCAGAAAACTTATTAATTCTTTCCCCAGAAAATAAACTCGCTTCTATCAATGAGTTGAAGAAGCAAACGAAAAAAGAAAATCAACTTCCACGCAGAAAACAAAAAAATAAATCTGGAAATAACCAAAAAGCAATTGCAGCTTTAATTGAAGGAATTGCAACTGCGAAAAATGACGATAGTAAAAGACGTAGGGCTTCTAGCTTAGCGAAATTGCAGCCACATAATCAACTTGCTTTTGATATTTTAGTAAACCTGGTTAAATCAGCAAAAAAAGATTCCGATAGAAAAAACGCCGCAGAAGATTTAAAAAAGATTATTGACAAAGAGCAAATGTTTAAATTAATTGCATCGTTGAAAGATTGTTTTTTTGAAGAAATTACAGATAATTTAGAAGAATCCAAACACTGTTATAAATTGCTGTGGTATTGTGCCGAGAAAATGAATTATCAGGATTTTTATCGAGCTTGGAATGACTAA
- a CDS encoding type II toxin-antitoxin system PemK/MazF family toxin: MPQNNLTYRRGEIRWVKLDPIVGAEAQKTRPCLIVQNDIMNQYGLLTIVMPFRPGSKEAPYVVNVKPTPANGLDKERFIDVGQIRAVDYRRILGLVGVLEEEYWESIRTALNIVTGFGL, from the coding sequence ATGCCTCAGAATAATTTGACTTATCGACGAGGAGAAATTCGTTGGGTAAAACTCGATCCAATAGTAGGGGCAGAAGCGCAAAAAACACGCCCTTGCTTAATAGTTCAAAATGACATCATGAACCAATATGGGCTATTAACTATTGTTATGCCCTTTCGACCGGGAAGTAAAGAAGCTCCCTACGTCGTAAATGTAAAACCAACTCCTGCAAATGGATTAGATAAAGAGCGTTTTATTGATGTAGGACAAATTCGTGCTGTAGATTATCGTCGTATTTTAGGTTTGGTTGGCGTATTAGAGGAAGAATATTGGGAATCTATTCGCACTGCGTTAAATATAGTTACTGGATTTGGATTATGA
- a CDS encoding ATP-binding protein has protein sequence MGEKFVGRKEVMRQLEELWVMGEQLQSVVIYGHRRMGKTSILRNAANSVGSGVRVAYVNMLNAGNISEGVGEVLMAICDAVSEAVNIPPPDDDKLLKLPERTFERYLKQVVENLRETSLQGLIIAIDEFEIIEELIAAEKIPQNFLGYLRGLLQMNSQVAFAFAGLHTLEEMTADYFQPFFASVIPIHVGFMERAVTRQILANPVQFSDNNVETLNLTSPDVTSLEEDFLLDYKPEALDKIYEFTHGQPYLVQLIGFVLVRRYNDQVFELGRKRDPVFTVEDVEAVINNTEFFKRGRYYFEGVWSQAAQGADGQQAVLRVLAPHPEGLSYENLIGEVSQQGFDEAILQEALDTLKRHDVIEEMQQRKWRIIVELFRRWLLQQM, from the coding sequence ATGGGGGAAAAATTTGTCGGCAGAAAAGAGGTGATGAGACAGCTTGAAGAGTTATGGGTGATGGGTGAGCAATTGCAATCTGTGGTAATTTACGGTCACAGGCGGATGGGTAAAACTTCGATTTTACGAAATGCTGCTAATTCTGTAGGTTCAGGAGTACGGGTAGCTTACGTCAATATGTTAAATGCTGGCAACATTTCCGAGGGAGTTGGGGAAGTGTTGATGGCGATATGTGATGCTGTTTCGGAAGCAGTAAATATTCCACCTCCAGATGATGATAAATTGCTCAAGCTTCCCGAACGTACTTTTGAAAGATATTTGAAACAGGTTGTAGAGAATTTACGTGAAACATCTTTACAAGGTTTAATTATCGCCATTGATGAGTTTGAGATAATCGAAGAACTAATTGCAGCAGAAAAAATTCCTCAAAACTTCCTGGGTTATCTGCGGGGATTGTTGCAAATGAATTCTCAAGTTGCTTTTGCTTTTGCAGGTTTGCATACTTTGGAGGAGATGACAGCAGATTATTTTCAACCTTTCTTCGCTAGCGTTATTCCCATACATGTGGGTTTTATGGAGCGTGCTGTTACCCGTCAAATTCTAGCTAATCCCGTACAATTTTCAGATAATAATGTAGAGACGTTAAATTTGACGTCTCCAGATGTAACGTCTCTAGAGGAAGATTTCCTTCTCGACTACAAGCCGGAAGCATTAGATAAAATCTACGAATTCACCCACGGGCAACCTTATTTAGTGCAATTAATCGGCTTTGTGTTGGTTCGACGCTACAACGACCAAGTTTTTGAATTAGGAAGAAAGCGCGACCCAGTTTTCACGGTGGAAGATGTGGAAGCAGTTATCAATAATACTGAGTTTTTTAAGCGTGGACGTTATTATTTTGAAGGGGTTTGGAGTCAAGCAGCGCAGGGTGCAGATGGACAACAAGCTGTACTTCGGGTACTTGCACCGCATCCAGAAGGATTGAGTTATGAGAATTTAATCGGAGAAGTTTCTCAACAAGGTTTTGATGAAGCAATATTACAAGAAGCACTTGATACCTTGAAACGCCATGATGTCATTGAAGAAATGCAGCAGAGAAAATGGCGGATTATTGTGGAATTATTTCGTCGTTGGTTATTGCAGCAAATGTAG
- a CDS encoding AAA family ATPase: MIPNPFVPRSGIVKNFQKLFGREKELNRIFETLNSGSSVALIGAREIGKSSLLWAISQQAETKLIPPRKPIYLDMSQVYDEDDFYYALCSEVGIEDCKGIRLTRALQKQRPQLLLLLDEIEKMTWDGFTNQVRGQLRGLANGHDAPLRLVVAASTSLDQLFPDSNEIGMVSPFQNICLEEEIKLWDEATVRDFISYRLENNPIQFTELEITQIITSCGGYPKEIMQMCYRIYGRYMEN, encoded by the coding sequence ATCATTCCTAATCCCTTCGTTCCCAGGAGTGGGATAGTCAAAAATTTTCAAAAATTATTTGGTAGAGAAAAAGAACTCAATCGGATATTTGAGACGCTCAATAGTGGAAGCAGTGTAGCGCTGATTGGTGCCAGAGAAATTGGTAAATCTTCGTTACTTTGGGCTATTTCTCAACAAGCAGAAACAAAATTAATTCCGCCTCGTAAACCAATTTATTTGGATATGAGCCAAGTTTATGACGAGGATGATTTTTACTATGCTTTATGTTCTGAAGTTGGAATAGAAGATTGTAAAGGAATTCGTTTAACAAGGGCTTTACAAAAACAACGTCCCCAATTGCTGCTTTTACTTGATGAAATCGAAAAAATGACTTGGGATGGTTTTACAAATCAGGTAAGGGGACAATTACGAGGATTGGCGAATGGACATGATGCTCCTTTGCGTTTGGTTGTCGCTGCTTCTACTTCTTTAGATCAACTTTTTCCCGATAGTAATGAAATTGGGATGGTTTCGCCGTTTCAAAATATTTGTCTTGAGGAAGAGATTAAATTGTGGGATGAAGCTACTGTTCGCGATTTTATAAGTTATCGATTGGAGAATAATCCGATTCAGTTTACAGAATTAGAAATTACGCAAATCATCACAAGCTGCGGTGGTTATCCCAAGGAAATAATGCAAATGTGTTATCGAATTTATGGGCGGTATATGGAGAATTGA